TGAATGGAATTTACCTGGTTGGAAAGGATAGAACAGGGTTCACGAAAAAATGGGCCATGGAATTTTTAGAGAAAATAACTGCATATCCAAATGAAGCTATTCATGATGACTGTGTTGTGGCGTTTACAGGAGGTTATGAAAAAATAGCTACAGAAAATCAAACTAAAAGAGTTAATGTTGATAAATGGTATTCGACATGAAAAAAATAAATTATAATTTGATAATAATTTATTTATTCTCTTATTAACAGATTGTAATATAATTAAAATTAAAAAAATGGAGGATTTAATTTTATGAATAATATAATATTTAACGACTGTGAATACCGTTATATTGATGATAACGATGAATTATCATGTAAAAACAAACAAGGTACTGACATTGGTTGCGATAACTGTCAGGAAAATATTCATTTAAACTGTGATAATTTCAATGCAAAAAAAGATTTCTGCTTAAAATTCTTTAGAGATAACATAAGTGAGTTAAAAGAATGTCAAGAAAAAACTGTATTTAATGACACTGACTTAAGCCGTAAATGGTCAAATTAGCTATAAAAGTAGAACAAAGAGTTAATGTGGAAAAGTAGTATTCCACATAACACTTTAGATTTATTATTCGTCTTTATTTTCAGTATATGCTTTTAATACTTCTTGCCAGGAGTTAGTGTTAACGTTAATGTCAGTTATGTAAACCCAGTCAAGAATATCTTCTAGTTCTTCGCCATTGATTCCTAATACTTCAATAGCTTTTTCCAATAGAGTTTCATCAGGAATTAAACTTGGTTTAAAATCATTCCATAGGAATCTCCAGGCTTTATCTCTTTCTTCATTTTCTGCATTTTTCCTACTTTCTTCAGCATCGTAGTTTTGATTAATTAAAAACAATTCTACTTGCAATCTACCAATCTTATCTGTGATTTCATTAACGTTTCCTATTGGAAATATTCCATCTGCATAACCGAAGTAATGCTTTAGACATTCTTCAACAAAACCAGATAGATTAGGTATATGTTTTTTTGCTTTTTCTAAAACTTCTTCTTCAATACTAATCTTTAAACTTTTCTTACTCATACTCTCAGCTTCCATTGGTAATACTCAATTCTCAAAAAGGTGTCAGGGGTCTTGAAATATTATGACCATATGGGCATTAT
This is a stretch of genomic DNA from Methanobrevibacter sp.. It encodes these proteins:
- a CDS encoding type II toxin-antitoxin system CcdA family antitoxin, with translation MEAESMSKKSLKISIEEEVLEKAKKHIPNLSGFVEECLKHYFGYADGIFPIGNVNEITDKIGRLQVELFLINQNYDAEESRKNAENEERDKAWRFLWNDFKPSLIPDETLLEKAIEVLGINGEELEDILDWVYITDINVNTNSWQEVLKAYTENKDE